In the genome of Triticum urartu cultivar G1812 chromosome 5, Tu2.1, whole genome shotgun sequence, one region contains:
- the LOC125510914 gene encoding reticulon-like protein B1 — protein MAEQPHAEDAGHKPETLMEKIADKLHVGGGDHSSSSSDSDKEEQPRPSAPPAPAPAPAPAASEVTTASFAASASAAAADAKNKMFRLFGREQPIHKVLGGGKPADVFMWRNKHISAGVLGGATAIWILFELLGYHLLAFLGHALIFSLGVLFLWSNASSFINKSPPRIPEVIIPEDLVVNIALSTRHEINRAFANLRQIALGRDIKKFLIVIAGLWLLSILGSCCNFLTLFYIVFVVLHTVPVIYEKYEDQIDTYGEKGWIEVKKQYAVFDAKVLSKVPRGPLKDKKN, from the exons ATGGCGGAGCAGCCGCACGCCGAGGACGCGGGCCACAAGCCGGAGACCCTGATGGAGAAGATCGCCGACAAGCTCCACGTCGGCGGCGGCGaccactcctcctcgtcctccgACTCCGACAAGGAGGAGCAGCCGCGCCCCTCGGCTCcgcccgcccccgcccccgcccccgccccggCCGCCTCCGAGGTCACCACCGCCTCcttcgccgcctccgcctccgcggCGGCGGCCGACGCCAAGAACAAGATGTTCCGCCTCTTCGGCCGCGAGCAGCCCATCCACAAGGTCCTCGGCGGAGGCAAAC CTGCTGACGTGTTTATGTGGAGGAACAAGCACATCTCTGCTGGAGTACTAGGTGGTGCAACTGCAATCTGGATCCTTTTTGAATTGCTTGGCTACCATCTTCTGGCTTTCCTTGGCCATGCTCTCATATTCTCTCTGGGTGTTCTCTTTCTCTGGTCTAATGCCTCATCATTCATTAACAA GTCTCCCCCAAGGATTCCCGAGGTGATCATTCCTGAAGATCTGGTTGTCAACATTGCACTATCTACACGTCATGAGATCAACAGAGCCTTCGCAAACCTTCGTCAGATTGCTCTTGGCCGCGACATAAAGAAGTTCCTTATT GTGATTGCTGGTCTATGGCTGCTTTCCATTCTTGGTAGTTGCTGCAACTTCTTGACGCTGTTCTACATTG TTTTTGTGGTTCTGCACACAGTGCCAGTAATCTACGAGAAGTATGAAGATCAGATTGATACCTATGGCGAGAAGGGGTGGATTGAGGTTAAGAAACAGTATGCTGTGTTTGATGCCAAGGTTCTGAGCAAAGTGCCGAGGGGCCCCttgaaagacaagaagaactag